A genomic segment from Rhodohalobacter sp. SW132 encodes:
- a CDS encoding nucleoside 2-deoxyribosyltransferase, protein MNIYFSGSIRGGRQDAELYKQLIEHLKQYGTVLTEHIGYENISHSKTDREIHDEDMAWLRESDIVIAEVTTPSLGVGYEIGRAVEMEKRIVCLYRNIDGSKVSAMLKGSPNFQCKSYQTIEEAKTILSGFISE, encoded by the coding sequence ATGAACATTTACTTCTCAGGTTCCATCAGGGGAGGGCGCCAGGATGCCGAACTCTACAAACAGCTCATAGAGCATTTGAAACAATACGGCACTGTACTTACTGAGCATATCGGTTATGAAAACATCAGCCATTCCAAAACCGATCGTGAAATTCACGATGAGGATATGGCGTGGCTGCGGGAGTCGGATATCGTGATAGCCGAGGTAACCACGCCTTCACTTGGCGTGGGTTACGAAATCGGCCGGGCGGTTGAGATGGAAAAAAGAATAGTATGCCTGTACCGGAATATTGATGGCAGTAAGGTGTCAGCGATGTTAAAAGGTTCACCTAATTTCCAATGCAAGAGCTACCAAACCATCGAAGAGGCAAAAACAATTTTATCTGGATTCATCAGTGAGTAA
- a CDS encoding efflux RND transporter permease subunit, which yields MLDSIIQTSIRERLVVIVAAVILVISGFFLTRDMAVDVLPDVSAPVVTVLTEAPGLPPEEVEQMISYPVETVLIGSEGVRRVTSNSIQGFSSVQVEFDWDVDVPRARQIVNEQLQGIGDQLPGQSGTPFLAPVTSIMGEIMLAGFTSETTPIMDLRTDVDFIVRRELLAMPGVAAVSVYGGDRQQFTIEPDPERMEMLGISLNGLMDAARESSAGISGGFLNHSGKAYTIRGFGRASGIEEIGQSVVSQTENGLPVLLQDVAGLSVKPAPRIGDASINAEPGIVLVISKQPDANTIELTRQIEERLNELAGSLPDDVTVHPDLFQQAHFINVAIGNVTKALLISGFLVVFILFIFLNNWRATVISLVAIPMSVILSLLVLWYGGFTFNTMTLGGIAIAIGVLVDDAIVFVENVFRRLQENNVQDESDRESFLAIVADASSEIKGPIVLANFAIVVVFLPFLFLTGLEGRLLMPLGVAYVTTIIASLLVALIVTPAMSAWLLVDSGNQPNEKSRLTRFLENSYQPILEFCFRWRKAVLIVVLLLFAVSVALIPGIGRSFLPEFNEGTLNVGMTTLPGTSLEESNKLGLKLEEMLLDHPAVISTGRRVGRAQMDEHTMGTHAHEIEVRLDENGYESMSELMDELRHSLELLPGAGISLDQPITHRIDHMLTGVRTNLAVKVYGPDRTRLQSISRQVESVLRSEENAQDILTEEQRDIPQLQILPDRSSLAMHGLSMGRFAELVETAFGGVVVDQIYRDPAVFDLVVRYSESHRESPDAVKRTPIELPSGAFIRVSDVADVRVSNAPETITRENASRMMVTQANITGGDLRGTVDRLRQSVNEEIDLSGGYVIAFEGQFQQEEEASRVILLVSLLSMILIFLALFIEFRSAKQSLLILLNLPLALMGGIVVVYLGGGILSIAGLIGFITLFGIAVRNGIILIARYNDLIAKQTMTIREAVIEGSMNRLQPILMTVVTTALALIPLVLAANQPGNEIQGPMATVILGGLISATALNMIVVPLLFDWYFRER from the coding sequence ATGTTAGACTCAATCATACAAACAAGTATTCGTGAACGGCTGGTTGTAATTGTGGCAGCTGTGATTCTGGTGATATCAGGTTTTTTCCTGACCAGAGATATGGCCGTGGATGTACTTCCAGATGTGTCGGCCCCGGTTGTTACCGTACTGACCGAAGCGCCGGGTCTGCCGCCGGAAGAGGTTGAACAGATGATCTCCTACCCGGTGGAGACAGTACTGATCGGCTCGGAAGGGGTGCGAAGGGTAACCTCAAACTCAATCCAGGGGTTTTCATCCGTTCAGGTTGAATTTGACTGGGACGTGGACGTTCCACGGGCACGGCAAATTGTAAATGAACAGCTTCAGGGCATCGGCGATCAGCTGCCGGGTCAATCCGGCACGCCGTTCCTGGCTCCGGTAACCTCCATTATGGGTGAGATCATGCTGGCCGGTTTCACGTCGGAAACCACACCGATAATGGACCTCCGAACAGATGTGGATTTCATCGTTCGCCGTGAGCTGCTCGCCATGCCGGGCGTAGCAGCCGTTTCAGTTTATGGCGGAGATCGGCAACAATTCACCATCGAACCCGACCCGGAACGAATGGAGATGCTGGGCATCAGCCTGAATGGGTTGATGGATGCCGCGAGGGAATCATCGGCCGGAATTTCAGGCGGATTTCTGAATCACTCCGGCAAAGCGTATACAATCCGCGGATTTGGCCGTGCCTCCGGCATTGAGGAAATTGGTCAATCCGTGGTGAGCCAAACAGAAAATGGTCTGCCCGTTTTACTTCAGGATGTGGCCGGGCTTTCGGTGAAACCCGCCCCGCGCATCGGGGATGCTTCCATCAACGCTGAGCCGGGAATTGTGCTGGTGATCAGCAAACAGCCGGACGCGAATACGATTGAGCTGACCCGTCAGATTGAAGAGAGGCTTAATGAACTGGCCGGATCACTGCCCGATGATGTAACCGTTCATCCGGATCTGTTTCAGCAGGCGCACTTTATCAACGTGGCGATCGGTAATGTAACCAAGGCGCTGCTGATCAGTGGGTTTTTAGTTGTTTTCATTCTCTTCATCTTTCTGAATAACTGGCGCGCCACGGTGATTTCACTTGTGGCGATCCCGATGTCGGTAATTCTCTCACTGCTGGTTCTATGGTACGGCGGATTTACCTTCAACACCATGACCCTCGGCGGCATCGCCATCGCCATCGGGGTTCTGGTGGATGATGCGATCGTCTTTGTTGAAAATGTATTTCGACGGCTGCAGGAGAACAACGTGCAGGATGAGTCAGACAGGGAGAGTTTTCTGGCCATTGTTGCGGATGCCTCGTCGGAAATCAAAGGACCGATTGTGCTGGCAAACTTTGCCATCGTGGTTGTATTTTTGCCGTTTCTTTTTCTGACCGGGCTCGAAGGCCGTCTGCTGATGCCTCTTGGAGTTGCTTATGTGACAACCATCATCGCATCCCTGCTGGTGGCGCTGATCGTTACTCCGGCCATGAGCGCCTGGCTGTTGGTGGACAGTGGAAATCAACCAAATGAGAAAAGCAGGCTTACACGTTTTCTCGAAAACAGCTATCAGCCGATCCTTGAATTTTGTTTCAGATGGAGAAAAGCTGTTTTGATCGTCGTACTACTACTTTTTGCAGTTAGTGTTGCGCTGATACCGGGCATCGGCCGATCATTTCTGCCGGAGTTTAATGAAGGTACCCTGAATGTTGGTATGACAACCCTGCCCGGCACCTCTCTCGAGGAGTCGAACAAACTGGGGCTAAAACTCGAGGAGATGCTGCTTGATCACCCCGCCGTGATTTCCACGGGACGACGCGTAGGACGCGCACAAATGGACGAGCACACCATGGGAACTCACGCCCATGAGATTGAAGTTCGGCTTGACGAGAATGGTTATGAAAGCATGAGCGAACTGATGGATGAACTTCGTCATTCGCTCGAACTACTGCCCGGGGCAGGAATTTCGCTGGATCAGCCGATCACCCACCGGATCGATCACATGCTCACCGGGGTGCGGACCAACCTGGCTGTAAAGGTATACGGACCGGACCGGACTCGTCTTCAGTCAATTAGCAGGCAGGTGGAATCGGTGTTGAGAAGTGAGGAGAACGCCCAGGATATCCTCACCGAAGAACAGAGAGATATCCCGCAGCTGCAGATCCTCCCCGATCGGTCATCCCTCGCCATGCACGGCCTCTCGATGGGCCGGTTTGCCGAACTGGTGGAAACGGCATTTGGCGGCGTGGTTGTCGATCAGATTTATCGTGATCCTGCCGTATTTGACCTGGTTGTGCGATACAGCGAAAGCCACCGGGAGAGCCCGGATGCGGTGAAACGTACCCCCATTGAGCTCCCGTCCGGCGCGTTTATCCGGGTCAGTGATGTTGCGGATGTTCGGGTCAGTAACGCCCCCGAAACCATCACCCGGGAGAACGCAAGCCGGATGATGGTGACCCAGGCCAATATTACCGGGGGAGATCTTCGGGGAACCGTGGACCGGCTGCGTCAGTCAGTGAATGAGGAGATCGATCTTTCCGGCGGCTACGTGATTGCCTTTGAGGGGCAGTTTCAGCAGGAAGAGGAGGCCAGCCGTGTTATTCTGTTAGTCAGCCTGCTGTCAATGATTCTGATTTTTCTGGCTCTCTTTATCGAATTCCGGTCTGCGAAACAGTCCCTTCTCATACTGCTGAACCTTCCACTGGCACTGATGGGAGGCATCGTGGTGGTTTACCTGGGCGGCGGAATACTCAGTATCGCGGGGTTGATCGGGTTCATTACCCTGTTCGGAATCGCCGTACGTAACGGAATTATCCTGATCGCCCGGTATAACGACCTGATCGCAAAGCAGACCATGACCATCCGTGAAGCTGTCATTGAAGGTTCGATGAACCGGCTGCAACCGATTCTGATGACGGTAGTGACCACGGCGCTTGCGCTCATTCCGCTGGTTCTTGCGGCAAATCAGCCCGGAAATGAGATCCAGGGGCCGATGGCGACAGTCATCCTTGGCGGGTTGATATCAGCAACGGCCCTCAACATGATCGTGGTTCCGCTGCTGTTCGACTGGTATTTCAGGGAGAGGTGA